Proteins found in one Streptomyces sp. CB09001 genomic segment:
- a CDS encoding DUF5682 family protein has product MSRSPSSPGRHSPSSPLSADQAVAALTGPGVPFLVGVRHHAPSLAAAVPTLLDRAAPDVLLVELPAEMQEWLPWLAHEETRAPVALAAAGGEEGAGPAFYPFADFSPELAALRWAARQGVPVVACDLPLADRAWREGTRSGAPAARTAPVAPESLSQPVPSDRSGLSKALRARLTGRPGEDLWDRLVEAAAPGSGPEALRRAALLTGWALREEAVASGGVPALDLRREAWMRSRLAAATADGARAALVVGAFHAPALVSPAAAAEPGQDGPNAPTGPDGRPGWVTSLIPYTYALLDERSGYPAGIRDPEWQHLVVRAAGDPGALEEALTHAAVRVCAALRGLGHPSGPADAREIVRLASDLARLRGLPAAGRGELVEAVQTVLAQGEPYGRGRAVARAMEQVLVGTRSGRPAPDAPRSGLAPAVEAELTALGLPGPGSAGGGPTGRGDTARGGGTSGGTAPTAARDLRLDPLRSDLDRARDLLLRRLTVCGVPYAEARDAVGAGSAETLTTRWELCWTPATAAMLSAVGVHGVTPAQAAEGVLRERWRTERDEGGPTAAQTLDGLRQAAECGLPDLADARLTETAEVLPGAAALPELLTGLGLLDRLRAGHVPGLGADGDRALRASAVAELLTAAAVRQVDGLSGAEDPADAHALLELAHRADVLGGVRLADALARLAREGSPLMRGAAGAVRVLLGHEDADVLGERVASWVDGARDGASRSALAVRLAGLLTAAGPLLESAAPALEPLLDRVSQLADREFLDRLPALRGGFDTLSPAARDRLLSVVEERVGVDRPADTGGVDPTALALWTRADLMARAALDGLRLLPPDPDRPQPSADAPDPPHSTATAVAAGASVGTSVAASVGTSVGTSVDTSVGTLNVGVGDHHLTPADRWRLVLGRRTDRLSPAAASAATALDELYGSGRGEGSRGDLTGRGRGGGREPSYPSVREWSEELAALFGPGIREEVLATAAASGRPDVLAELDPDSVRPSVDLLRTVLRHAGGLPEARLAALRPLVRRLVEGLTRELATRLRPALHGTVMPRPSRRPGGGLDLPRTLRANLASAHRGPDGTVRVVPEHPVFRTRARRSADWRLILVTDVSGSMEASTVWAALTASVLAGVPTLSTHFLAFSTEVMDLTGHVDDPLSLLLEVSVGGGTHIAAGLRHARELVTVPSRTLVVVVSDFEEGYPLGGLLAEVRALVGAGCHVLGCASLDDTGRPRYSTGVAGRLVAAGMPVAALSPLELARWVGEKIA; this is encoded by the coding sequence GTGTCCCGCTCCCCGTCCTCTCCCGGCCGCCACTCTCCCTCCTCGCCGCTGTCCGCGGACCAGGCGGTCGCGGCGCTCACCGGTCCCGGGGTGCCGTTCCTCGTCGGCGTACGGCATCACGCGCCGTCCCTGGCCGCGGCCGTGCCGACACTGCTCGACCGGGCCGCCCCGGATGTCCTGCTGGTCGAGCTGCCGGCCGAGATGCAGGAGTGGCTCCCCTGGCTGGCCCACGAGGAGACGCGGGCGCCGGTCGCGCTGGCCGCGGCCGGTGGGGAGGAGGGGGCGGGGCCGGCCTTCTATCCGTTCGCCGACTTCTCCCCCGAACTGGCCGCCCTGCGCTGGGCCGCCCGGCAGGGCGTTCCGGTCGTCGCCTGCGACCTGCCGCTGGCCGACCGGGCGTGGCGGGAAGGGACGCGCTCGGGAGCCCCCGCCGCGCGCACGGCACCCGTCGCGCCGGAATCGCTGTCGCAGCCGGTTCCTTCGGACCGTTCCGGCCTCAGCAAGGCGCTGCGGGCGCGGCTCACCGGTCGTCCCGGTGAGGATCTGTGGGACCGTCTCGTCGAGGCCGCGGCTCCGGGGTCCGGGCCGGAGGCGTTGCGCCGCGCCGCGCTCCTGACCGGCTGGGCCCTGCGCGAGGAGGCCGTGGCCTCCGGAGGCGTACCCGCACTGGATCTGCGGCGCGAGGCGTGGATGCGCTCCCGGCTGGCCGCCGCCACCGCGGACGGTGCGCGGGCCGCCCTGGTCGTGGGCGCCTTCCACGCGCCTGCGCTCGTCTCTCCGGCCGCCGCGGCCGAACCCGGGCAGGACGGCCCCAACGCCCCCACCGGGCCGGACGGCCGGCCCGGGTGGGTCACGTCCCTCATCCCGTACACGTACGCCCTCCTGGACGAGCGGTCCGGTTACCCCGCGGGCATCCGGGACCCCGAGTGGCAGCATCTGGTGGTGCGGGCGGCCGGTGATCCGGGGGCGCTGGAGGAGGCGCTGACGCACGCGGCCGTACGGGTCTGTGCGGCGCTGCGCGGCCTCGGACATCCGTCGGGTCCGGCCGACGCGCGCGAGATCGTGCGGTTGGCCTCGGACCTGGCAAGGCTGCGCGGGCTACCGGCGGCCGGCCGGGGAGAGCTGGTCGAGGCGGTGCAGACCGTACTCGCGCAGGGCGAGCCGTACGGCAGGGGACGGGCCGTCGCCAGGGCGATGGAACAGGTGCTCGTCGGCACCCGCAGCGGCCGCCCCGCCCCGGACGCACCGCGCAGCGGCCTCGCTCCGGCGGTCGAGGCCGAGCTGACGGCCCTGGGGCTGCCCGGCCCGGGGTCGGCCGGCGGCGGGCCGACGGGGAGGGGTGACACCGCACGGGGCGGCGGCACCTCGGGCGGCACGGCACCGACGGCCGCCCGGGACCTGCGGCTGGACCCCCTGCGATCCGACCTGGACCGTGCGCGCGATCTGTTGCTTCGCCGCCTGACGGTGTGCGGCGTGCCGTACGCCGAGGCGCGGGACGCCGTCGGTGCGGGCAGCGCCGAGACGTTGACGACGCGGTGGGAGCTGTGCTGGACGCCGGCGACCGCGGCGATGCTGTCCGCGGTCGGCGTGCACGGTGTCACGCCCGCCCAGGCCGCCGAGGGGGTGCTGCGCGAGCGGTGGCGGACGGAGCGGGACGAGGGCGGTCCCACCGCCGCGCAGACCCTGGACGGGCTCCGGCAGGCGGCCGAGTGCGGTCTGCCGGACCTGGCGGACGCACGGCTCACGGAGACCGCCGAGGTGCTGCCCGGCGCCGCCGCACTGCCCGAGCTCCTCACCGGCCTCGGTCTGTTGGACCGGTTGCGGGCGGGGCACGTCCCCGGGCTCGGTGCCGACGGGGACCGTGCGCTGCGGGCCTCCGCCGTGGCCGAGCTGCTCACCGCCGCGGCGGTGCGTCAGGTGGACGGGCTGAGCGGTGCCGAGGACCCGGCGGACGCGCACGCCCTGCTGGAACTCGCCCACCGCGCGGACGTGCTCGGCGGCGTCCGGCTGGCCGATGCGCTGGCGCGGTTGGCCCGAGAGGGTTCGCCCCTGATGCGCGGCGCCGCCGGAGCCGTCCGGGTGCTCCTCGGGCACGAGGACGCCGACGTTCTCGGCGAACGTGTCGCGTCCTGGGTCGACGGCGCCCGCGACGGCGCCTCCCGCTCCGCGCTCGCCGTCCGGCTCGCCGGGCTGCTGACGGCCGCGGGTCCGCTGCTGGAGTCGGCGGCCCCGGCGCTCGAGCCGCTTCTCGACCGGGTGTCGCAGTTGGCCGACCGGGAGTTCCTGGACCGGCTGCCGGCGCTGCGCGGCGGCTTCGACACCCTGAGTCCGGCCGCCCGCGACCGTCTGCTGTCCGTCGTCGAGGAGCGCGTCGGCGTGGACCGGCCGGCCGACACGGGCGGGGTGGATCCCACGGCGCTCGCCCTGTGGACCCGCGCCGACCTCATGGCGCGGGCCGCCCTCGACGGGTTGCGACTGCTGCCCCCGGATCCGGACCGGCCCCAGCCCTCGGCCGACGCCCCCGACCCGCCCCACAGCACGGCCACGGCTGTCGCCGCGGGCGCGTCTGTCGGCACGTCTGTCGCCGCATCCGTCGGCACGTCCGTCGGCACGTCCGTCGACACGTCCGTCGGCACCCTGAACGTCGGCGTCGGGGATCACCACCTCACGCCCGCCGACCGCTGGCGGCTCGTGCTCGGTCGCCGTACCGACCGGTTGTCCCCGGCTGCGGCCTCGGCAGCCACCGCGTTGGACGAGCTGTACGGCAGCGGACGCGGCGAGGGCAGCCGCGGTGACCTGACCGGGCGAGGCCGGGGCGGCGGCCGGGAGCCCTCGTATCCGAGTGTGCGCGAGTGGTCGGAGGAACTGGCGGCCCTGTTCGGGCCGGGCATTCGCGAGGAGGTCCTGGCCACCGCGGCCGCGTCGGGCCGGCCGGACGTCCTGGCCGAACTCGACCCGGACAGCGTGCGGCCCTCCGTCGACCTGCTGCGCACCGTGCTGCGGCACGCGGGAGGCCTGCCCGAGGCACGGCTGGCCGCGCTCCGGCCGCTCGTGCGGCGCCTGGTCGAGGGGCTGACCCGGGAGTTGGCCACCCGGTTGCGCCCGGCGCTGCACGGCACCGTGATGCCGCGCCCCAGCCGCCGGCCGGGCGGCGGACTCGACCTGCCCCGAACCCTGCGGGCCAACCTGGCCTCGGCACACCGCGGTCCCGACGGCACGGTCCGGGTGGTCCCGGAGCACCCCGTCTTCCGCACCCGCGCCAGAAGATCCGCCGACTGGCGGCTGATCCTGGTGACCGACGTGTCGGGGTCCATGGAGGCGTCCACGGTCTGGGCCGCCCTCACCGCATCGGTGCTGGCGGGCGTGCCCACGCTGTCCACGCACTTCCTGGCCTTCTCCACGGAGGTCATGGACCTCACCGGCCACGTCGACGATCCGCTGTCCCTGCTGCTCGAGGTCAGCGTGGGCGGCGGCACCCACATCGCCGCGGGGCTGCGGCACGCCCGTGAGCTCGTCACCGTGCCGTCCCGCACCCTCGTGGTCGTCGTCAGCGACTTCGAGGAGGGCTATCCGCTGGGCGGACTGCTCGCCGAGGTCCGCGCCCTCGTCGGCGCCGGATGCCATGTGCTGGGCTGCGCGAGCCTCGACGACACGGGCCGCCCGCGCTACTCCACCGGGGTGGCCGGCCGGCTGGTCGCCGCGGGCATGCCGGTCGCCGCGCTCAGTCCGCTCGAACTCGCCCGCTGGGTAGGGGAGAAGATCGCATGA
- a CDS encoding SWIM zinc finger family protein produces MSPLLPPVSPSVTAELVAALTPRLRKRLDAGVAKVSGRPVVRDGDIVRIAVDDETDLELHAPDGVVSSTEAIRCGCLLAPDCLHRAAAASAAPVAEPTEPAVGTPSPAEPPRTEPPAPAGASTPAQCAAAAALHDAAAAVLEAGIEGAGAVLQAELLRAAHTARLAGLPRASGRAVAVVTALRSARAADPAHRLSDLSAALRDVLLLAHRLPHATGPELAGLRGRVRQAYAPDGSLRLYGLFAEPVLTTTGYAGTVTWTADAAGRLYTVPDVAPGGAERATGSADRAVRVGDTSLTHRELSRGGLAVSGATVSPTGRLGAGAGVRAVRAPGASWHAEPLGRLWAVPVAEQVSRALASELIAGRTDDAHEDNTADAGAGAARDGQDLLFLDVTLIGTVREAAGECLLADCDGLTVRLAAAHDDPALPHRENLRLLALLTSARSARLRVVARLTPAPQPRALLLAASRPSDPDSHVDLGLDRLRRADLPADAAAGPAGGAGTTRSVPAATATDEAPVHLLRRRVHQAVSGGRRVLAFPGSRESGAARLRRYGLGTAGELLAELHATAAERARDPFGRLLPADTRRFAQAWLGAAVYTEEVDRALCAAAWGGRLPDLTSR; encoded by the coding sequence ATGAGCCCGCTCCTTCCGCCGGTCAGCCCCTCGGTGACCGCCGAGCTCGTCGCCGCGCTCACACCCCGGCTGCGCAAGCGGCTGGACGCGGGGGTCGCCAAGGTCTCGGGGCGGCCGGTGGTCCGGGACGGCGACATCGTGCGCATCGCGGTCGACGACGAGACCGACCTCGAACTGCACGCTCCCGACGGGGTCGTGTCCAGTACCGAGGCGATCCGCTGCGGGTGCCTGCTGGCGCCCGACTGCCTTCACCGGGCCGCCGCGGCATCGGCAGCCCCGGTCGCCGAGCCCACGGAACCGGCGGTCGGGACGCCTTCGCCCGCGGAGCCACCGCGCACGGAGCCTCCGGCACCGGCCGGGGCCTCGACCCCCGCCCAGTGCGCCGCCGCGGCGGCGCTGCACGATGCGGCGGCCGCCGTGCTGGAGGCAGGCATCGAAGGAGCCGGGGCCGTGCTTCAGGCGGAGCTGCTGCGGGCCGCGCACACCGCGCGACTCGCGGGCCTCCCGCGCGCGTCCGGCCGTGCCGTCGCCGTGGTCACGGCGTTGCGTTCGGCCCGTGCCGCCGACCCCGCCCACCGCCTGAGCGACCTCAGCGCCGCACTGCGCGACGTCCTCCTCCTCGCGCACCGCCTCCCGCACGCCACGGGACCCGAGTTGGCCGGGCTGCGCGGCAGAGTACGCCAGGCGTACGCACCGGACGGGTCACTGCGCCTGTACGGGCTCTTCGCCGAGCCGGTCCTCACGACGACCGGCTACGCGGGCACCGTCACCTGGACCGCCGATGCCGCGGGGCGGCTCTACACGGTCCCGGACGTGGCCCCGGGCGGCGCCGAACGGGCCACGGGCTCGGCGGACCGTGCCGTGCGCGTCGGCGACACCTCCCTGACGCATCGCGAACTCTCCCGCGGGGGACTCGCCGTGTCGGGGGCGACGGTCTCCCCGACCGGCCGCCTGGGCGCGGGGGCGGGGGTACGGGCCGTGCGCGCACCCGGCGCCTCGTGGCACGCCGAGCCGCTCGGCCGACTGTGGGCGGTGCCGGTGGCCGAGCAGGTCTCCCGGGCCCTGGCGAGCGAGCTGATCGCGGGGAGGACCGACGACGCCCACGAGGACAACACCGCCGACGCCGGTGCAGGAGCCGCGCGGGACGGCCAGGACCTGCTGTTCCTCGATGTCACTCTCATCGGCACGGTCCGCGAGGCGGCGGGCGAGTGTCTGCTCGCCGACTGCGACGGCCTGACGGTCCGGCTGGCCGCCGCCCACGACGACCCGGCGCTGCCCCACCGTGAGAACCTGCGTCTCCTCGCGCTCCTGACGTCCGCGCGGAGTGCGCGGCTCCGCGTGGTCGCCCGGCTCACGCCGGCCCCGCAGCCCCGCGCGTTGCTGCTGGCGGCGAGCCGTCCGTCCGATCCGGACAGCCACGTCGACCTCGGTCTCGACCGGCTCCGCCGCGCGGACCTGCCCGCGGATGCGGCGGCGGGCCCCGCGGGCGGCGCCGGGACCACGCGGTCCGTTCCGGCGGCGACCGCCACGGACGAGGCTCCCGTGCATCTGCTGCGGCGCCGGGTCCACCAGGCCGTGTCCGGTGGCCGCCGCGTGCTGGCCTTCCCGGGGAGCCGGGAGTCCGGGGCCGCGCGCCTGCGCCGGTACGGCCTCGGCACCGCCGGTGAGCTGCTCGCCGAGTTGCACGCCACCGCCGCGGAACGGGCGCGCGACCCTTTCGGCCGGCTGCTCCCCGCCGACACCCGGCGCTTCGCCCAGGCGTGGCTGGGCGCGGCCGTCTACACGGAGGAGGTGGACCGTGCCCTGTGCGCCGCCGCGTGGGGCGGGAGGCTCCCGGACCTCACCTCTCGGTGA
- a CDS encoding LacI family DNA-binding transcriptional regulator — protein sequence MGRQRPGTPTLEEVAARAGVGRGTVSRVVNNAAGVRDSTRRAVQRAIAELGYVPNLAARSLAGHRADAVALVMTEPDWRLFGEPFFTEIVHAVGDALTDTSLQLLLTLVRTDTERQRFVEYARGGRVDGVLLMSVHAQDPLPDMLAGAGLPTVMLGRRSGEECVTYVDADNAGGARGAVTYLLDAGRSTIGAISGPLDMYVAQCRLRGYREALEPAGVTAGASLVVEGSDFTEESGYRAMTELLARHPDLDAVFAASDTLAAGALNALRAAGRRVPQDVAVIGFDDFHPARPTDPPLTTVRQPLEEIGRTMVRLLLEEMEDSPVAWRHVILRTELVLRDSA from the coding sequence ATGGGCAGGCAGCGTCCCGGTACGCCGACGCTGGAGGAGGTGGCCGCCCGCGCAGGCGTGGGGCGAGGCACCGTCTCAAGGGTCGTCAACAACGCGGCCGGCGTGCGCGACTCGACGCGCCGCGCCGTGCAGCGGGCCATCGCCGAACTGGGGTACGTGCCGAATCTCGCGGCGCGTTCCCTGGCGGGCCACCGTGCCGACGCCGTCGCTCTGGTGATGACGGAGCCGGACTGGCGGCTGTTCGGGGAGCCGTTCTTCACGGAGATCGTCCACGCGGTCGGCGACGCCCTCACCGACACGTCGTTGCAGCTGCTGCTCACCCTGGTCCGCACGGACACCGAGCGGCAGCGTTTCGTGGAGTACGCGCGGGGCGGCCGGGTCGACGGGGTGCTGCTGATGTCCGTGCACGCCCAGGATCCGCTGCCCGACATGCTCGCCGGGGCGGGGCTGCCCACCGTCATGCTGGGGCGGCGTTCCGGCGAGGAGTGCGTCACCTACGTCGACGCGGACAACGCGGGCGGTGCGCGGGGCGCGGTGACGTATCTGCTGGACGCCGGCCGGAGCACGATCGGGGCCATCAGCGGACCGCTCGACATGTACGTCGCACAGTGCCGGCTGCGCGGGTACCGGGAGGCGCTGGAGCCGGCGGGCGTGACGGCCGGGGCGTCGCTGGTCGTCGAGGGGAGCGACTTCACGGAGGAGAGCGGGTACCGGGCGATGACCGAGCTGCTCGCCCGGCACCCGGACCTGGACGCGGTGTTCGCCGCCTCGGACACGCTGGCCGCCGGGGCGCTCAACGCGCTGCGTGCCGCGGGCCGACGGGTGCCGCAGGACGTAGCCGTGATCGGCTTCGACGACTTCCACCCGGCCCGGCCCACGGACCCGCCGCTGACGACCGTGCGGCAGCCGCTGGAGGAGATCGGCCGCACGATGGTGCGGCTGCTGCTGGAGGAGATGGAGGACTCCCCCGTCGCCTGGCGGCACGTCATCCTCCGTACGGAGCTGGTGCTCCGGGACTCCGCCTGA
- a CDS encoding cellulose binding domain-containing protein, whose protein sequence is MRPLRPQARAPRGLLSALGAAFATFALVASLVTAAAPAQADTTICEPFGTATVQGRYVVQNNRWGSTATQCVTATDTGFRVTQADGSASTDGAPKSYPSLFNGCHYTTCSPGTALPARLDTVAAAPSSISYGFVGDAVYNASYDIWLDPTPRTDGVNRTEIMIWFNRVGPIQPIGSPVGTASVGGRTWEVWSGGNGSNDVLSFVAPSAITGWSFDVMDFVRATVARGLAEDDWYLTSVQAGFEPWQNGAGLAVNSFSSTVVTDGTPGGTDPDPDPGGTSACAVSYGTNVWPDGFTADVTVTNTGTTPVDGWQLAFTLPSGQRITNAWNASVTPSSGAVTATGASHNARIAPGGSLSFGFQGTYGGAFAEPTGFRLNDTACATA, encoded by the coding sequence ATGCGACCGTTACGGCCCCAGGCCCGCGCCCCTCGCGGCCTCTTGAGCGCCCTGGGCGCGGCCTTCGCGACCTTCGCCCTCGTCGCGTCACTCGTCACCGCCGCCGCGCCCGCCCAGGCGGACACCACGATCTGCGAACCCTTCGGGACGGCGACGGTCCAGGGACGGTACGTCGTCCAGAACAACCGCTGGGGCTCCACCGCCACCCAGTGCGTCACCGCCACCGACACCGGCTTCCGGGTCACGCAGGCCGACGGCTCGGCATCGACCGACGGAGCGCCGAAGTCGTACCCGTCGCTCTTCAACGGCTGCCATTACACGACCTGTTCACCGGGCACCGCCCTCCCCGCCCGGCTCGACACCGTCGCCGCGGCGCCGTCCAGCATCTCGTACGGTTTCGTCGGCGACGCCGTCTACAACGCCTCGTACGACATCTGGCTCGACCCGACGCCCCGCACCGACGGGGTCAATCGGACCGAGATCATGATCTGGTTCAACAGGGTGGGTCCGATCCAGCCGATCGGCTCGCCGGTGGGCACGGCCTCCGTCGGTGGCCGTACCTGGGAGGTGTGGAGCGGCGGCAACGGCTCCAACGACGTGCTGTCGTTCGTGGCACCGTCGGCGATCACCGGCTGGAGCTTCGACGTCATGGACTTCGTCCGGGCGACCGTCGCGCGCGGACTCGCCGAGGACGACTGGTACCTGACGAGTGTGCAGGCAGGCTTCGAGCCCTGGCAGAACGGCGCCGGGCTGGCGGTGAACTCCTTCTCCTCCACCGTCGTGACCGACGGCACCCCCGGCGGCACCGACCCCGATCCCGACCCGGGTGGCACGTCGGCGTGTGCGGTGTCGTACGGCACGAACGTCTGGCCGGACGGCTTCACCGCGGACGTCACCGTCACCAACACCGGCACGACTCCCGTCGACGGCTGGCAGCTCGCCTTCACCCTGCCCTCCGGCCAGCGGATCACCAACGCCTGGAACGCGTCCGTGACGCCGTCCTCGGGTGCCGTCACGGCGACCGGCGCGAGCCACAACGCCCGGATCGCACCGGGCGGCAGTCTGTCGTTCGGCTTCCAGGGCACCTACGGCGGCGCGTTCGCCGAGCCGACCGGCTTCCGTCTCAACGACACCGCCTGCGCCACGGCGTAA
- a CDS encoding lytic polysaccharide monooxygenase, which translates to MVRRTRLLTLAAVLATLLGSLGVTLLLGQGRAEAHGVAMMPGSRTYLCQLDAKTGTGALDPTNPACQAALDQSGATALYNWFAVLDSNAGGRGAGYVPDGTLCSAGDRSPYDFSAYNAARSDWPRTHLTSGATIPVQYSNWAAHPGDFRVYLTKPGWSPTSELGWDDLELIQTVTNPPQQGSAGTDGGHYYWDLALPSGRSGNALIFMQWVRSDSQENFFSCSDVVFDGGNGEVTGIRGSGSTPDPDPTPTPTDPTTPPTHTGSCMAVYSVQNSWSGGFQGSVEVMNHGTEPLNGWAVQWQPGSGTTLGGVWNGSLTSGTDGTVTVRNVDHNRVVPPDGSVTFGFTATSTGNDFPVDSIGCVTS; encoded by the coding sequence ATGGTTCGACGCACCAGACTCCTCACCCTCGCGGCGGTACTGGCCACCCTGCTCGGCTCGCTCGGCGTGACCCTTCTGCTCGGGCAGGGGCGGGCCGAGGCGCACGGCGTGGCGATGATGCCCGGCTCCCGCACCTACCTGTGCCAGCTGGACGCCAAGACCGGCACCGGCGCCCTAGACCCGACGAACCCCGCCTGTCAGGCCGCCCTCGACCAGAGCGGGGCGACGGCCCTGTACAACTGGTTCGCCGTGCTCGACTCCAACGCGGGCGGGCGCGGCGCCGGTTACGTGCCGGACGGCACCCTGTGCAGCGCCGGCGACCGTTCCCCGTACGACTTCTCCGCCTACAACGCCGCCCGCTCGGACTGGCCCCGCACGCACCTGACGTCGGGTGCGACGATCCCGGTGCAGTACAGCAACTGGGCAGCTCACCCCGGTGACTTCCGGGTGTACCTGACCAAGCCGGGCTGGTCGCCGACGTCCGAGCTGGGCTGGGACGACCTGGAGCTGATCCAGACGGTGACCAACCCGCCCCAGCAGGGCTCGGCGGGCACCGACGGGGGCCACTACTACTGGGACCTCGCGCTGCCCTCGGGCCGCTCGGGCAACGCGCTGATCTTCATGCAGTGGGTGCGTTCGGACAGTCAGGAGAACTTCTTCTCCTGCTCCGACGTCGTCTTCGACGGCGGCAACGGAGAGGTCACCGGCATCCGCGGTTCCGGCAGCACCCCGGACCCGGATCCGACACCGACCCCGACGGACCCGACCACCCCGCCGACGCACACCGGCTCCTGCATGGCCGTGTACTCGGTGCAGAACTCCTGGAGCGGCGGCTTCCAGGGTTCGGTCGAGGTGATGAACCACGGCACCGAGCCGCTGAACGGCTGGGCCGTGCAGTGGCAGCCGGGCAGCGGGACCACGCTCGGCGGGGTGTGGAACGGCTCGCTGACCAGCGGCACCGACGGTACGGTCACGGTCCGGAACGTGGACCACAACCGCGTCGTACCACCGGACGGGAGCGTGACCTTCGGCTTCACCGCCACGTCGACGGGCAATGACTTCCCGGTCGACTCGATCGGCTGCGTGACGTCCTGA